A genomic segment from Candidatus Viadribacter manganicus encodes:
- a CDS encoding OmpH family outer membrane protein: MRVVSLFSAAALAVAALAVSSDALAQRNRGGGQSTTAVVINYQRVAAESVLGRDLQAKIAALRQQFASEAQALQPEQQSLEQERTRLQTATRNMSQEQIRNSTTYAPQFQQFAQRLQAFEGRAGALRGDMECSSLISLRDFDRQVGPIVQSVMQSRGAGIVIDSSNVTQSDPNFDITTTVIQQLDQNQNTRVANVARHAASECQGQQQPNAQAPAQ, encoded by the coding sequence ATGCGTGTGGTGAGTTTGTTTTCTGCGGCCGCTCTTGCGGTGGCCGCACTAGCTGTGTCGTCTGATGCTCTGGCGCAGCGCAACCGTGGCGGTGGTCAATCAACGACGGCGGTGGTGATCAATTATCAGCGCGTGGCCGCTGAATCGGTTTTGGGTCGCGACCTGCAAGCCAAGATTGCTGCGCTGCGCCAGCAATTTGCGTCGGAAGCGCAAGCTCTGCAGCCCGAGCAGCAGTCGCTTGAGCAAGAACGCACGCGCCTCCAGACGGCGACGCGCAACATGTCGCAAGAGCAAATCCGTAACAGCACGACATATGCGCCGCAGTTCCAGCAGTTCGCTCAACGCCTGCAGGCTTTTGAAGGCCGCGCCGGTGCTCTGCGCGGTGATATGGAATGTTCGTCGCTGATCTCGCTGCGCGATTTCGACCGCCAGGTTGGCCCGATCGTTCAGTCCGTGATGCAGTCACGCGGCGCCGGCATCGTAATCGACTCCAGCAACGTCACCCAATCTGATCCAAACTTCGACATCACCACGACAGTGATCCAGCAGCTTGACCAGAACCAAAATACCCGCGTTGCGAACGTTGCCCGCCATGCGGCCAGCGAGTGCCAAGGCCAACAACAGCCCAACGCACAGGCCCCGGCGCAATAA
- the bamA gene encoding outer membrane protein assembly factor BamA: MKRVLRDVALGALGCVATVGAGAGALLAASTDAYAQQNQTAAPPQAQAPGVAIRRVLVEGNQRIEPATISSYLQVGPGDTFDPERIDMSIKTLFATGLFSDVQIEQRGSDLVVVVSENPIINRVVFEGMRTLDEEDLEGEVQARPRSVFTPARAQADVQRILDVYRRNGRFAAQVTPQVRELDQNRVDLIFEVDEGPVTGVRDINFIGNEEFSDRRLRDAIVTTESTWMNFFSNNDNYDPDRLEYDREQLRQFYNNRGYADFRVVSAVAELTPDQRDFFITFTVDEGVQYEFGEITIQTELNRLPEPLLRAVNPIRPGTVFRGDQIEDAIDAMTYVAGTVGYANVQITPVVERDRETRKVNITFEVDEGPRTFIERIDIVGNTRTVDRVIRREMRVSEGDAFNRVLLDRSQAQIRSLGFFTDVKVEDADGSQPDRSVVTVTVEEQSTGEFAFAAGYSSTESFLFDVSVTERNLRGRGQFLRLRASSSSQRQQLDLRFTEPRFMGREIAAGFDLYSLRTDFLDQSSFENQSTGIGLRTGFRIGERTNLGLTYSLIQDDTQIADVYIDHDSNILTPDVNQCDAVNVSRPLLCDQEGTFITSVLGFQVNWDRRNSPVNATRGFNLDFSQDVAGLGGEVNYLRTELEGGIYYGLPYGFRALFRGSAGVIAGWNGDNVRINDRFFKGGSSFRGFDVAGIGPRQLLVDDITGEIVQRGDAVGGNAYAIGTLQLDVPLPLPESFSLGSALFVDFGTLGYLDAANRQTVDLAGANRLIVDDSASLRVAAGVSIFWDSPFGPVQFDFAQPLQYEDYDRREQFRFSTRTSF, translated from the coding sequence ATGAAGCGGGTACTGCGGGATGTAGCGCTCGGCGCACTTGGTTGCGTCGCCACCGTTGGCGCGGGGGCGGGCGCATTATTGGCGGCCAGTACGGACGCTTATGCTCAACAGAACCAGACGGCTGCGCCGCCGCAGGCGCAGGCCCCTGGCGTCGCTATCCGTCGCGTGCTGGTTGAAGGCAACCAACGCATCGAACCGGCGACGATTTCGTCCTACCTGCAGGTTGGTCCTGGGGACACGTTCGATCCCGAGCGGATCGACATGTCAATCAAGACACTGTTTGCAACAGGTCTCTTCTCGGACGTTCAGATCGAGCAACGCGGCAGCGACCTCGTTGTCGTGGTCAGTGAAAACCCGATTATCAACCGCGTCGTGTTTGAGGGCATGCGCACGCTCGACGAGGAAGACCTTGAAGGAGAAGTGCAGGCGCGTCCGCGGTCGGTGTTCACCCCCGCACGCGCCCAAGCCGACGTGCAGCGCATTCTCGACGTCTATCGCCGGAATGGACGCTTTGCGGCGCAGGTCACGCCCCAAGTGCGTGAGCTTGATCAGAATCGCGTCGATCTGATCTTCGAAGTCGACGAAGGGCCTGTGACGGGCGTTCGCGACATCAACTTCATTGGCAACGAAGAATTCTCTGATCGTCGGCTCCGTGACGCAATCGTCACGACTGAATCGACGTGGATGAATTTCTTCTCCAACAACGACAATTACGATCCTGATCGCCTCGAGTACGACCGCGAACAACTTCGCCAGTTCTACAACAATCGCGGCTACGCTGATTTCCGCGTCGTCTCGGCTGTGGCTGAACTTACGCCCGATCAGCGCGACTTCTTCATCACCTTTACGGTCGATGAGGGCGTCCAATACGAATTTGGTGAGATCACCATCCAAACCGAGCTGAACCGGCTCCCAGAGCCGCTGCTGCGCGCGGTGAACCCGATCCGTCCGGGCACGGTCTTCCGCGGCGATCAGATCGAAGACGCGATCGACGCTATGACGTACGTCGCCGGCACGGTCGGCTACGCCAACGTGCAGATCACTCCGGTGGTCGAGCGCGATCGCGAGACGCGCAAGGTCAACATAACGTTTGAGGTCGACGAAGGCCCGCGCACGTTCATCGAGCGCATCGATATCGTCGGCAACACCCGGACGGTGGACCGCGTCATCCGCCGCGAAATGCGCGTCAGCGAAGGGGATGCGTTCAACCGCGTTCTGCTCGATCGCTCGCAAGCGCAGATCCGCTCACTCGGCTTTTTCACGGACGTCAAAGTCGAAGACGCTGACGGTTCGCAGCCGGACCGCTCAGTTGTCACCGTCACCGTGGAAGAGCAATCAACGGGCGAATTTGCTTTCGCGGCTGGCTACTCATCAACGGAAAGCTTCCTGTTCGACGTTTCTGTCACAGAGCGTAACCTACGCGGTCGGGGCCAGTTCCTGCGCCTGCGCGCCTCATCAAGTTCGCAGCGCCAACAGCTGGATCTGCGTTTCACTGAGCCGCGCTTCATGGGCCGTGAAATTGCAGCTGGCTTCGATCTTTATTCGCTCCGCACGGACTTCCTCGATCAATCATCGTTCGAGAACCAGTCCACAGGCATCGGCCTGCGCACAGGCTTCCGGATTGGCGAACGCACGAACCTGGGCCTCACGTATTCACTGATCCAGGACGATACGCAGATCGCGGACGTCTACATCGACCACGATTCGAACATCCTCACGCCGGACGTGAACCAGTGCGACGCGGTCAACGTCAGCAGACCTCTCCTTTGCGACCAGGAGGGCACCTTCATCACCTCGGTGCTCGGCTTCCAAGTCAATTGGGACCGCCGGAACTCGCCGGTGAACGCGACGCGCGGCTTCAACTTGGATTTCAGCCAGGACGTGGCCGGTCTCGGCGGCGAAGTGAACTATCTGCGGACCGAACTCGAAGGCGGCATCTATTACGGCCTGCCATATGGCTTCCGGGCGCTGTTCCGTGGCAGCGCCGGTGTCATCGCCGGCTGGAATGGCGACAACGTCCGCATCAACGACCGCTTCTTCAAGGGCGGATCGTCCTTCCGTGGCTTTGATGTTGCCGGCATTGGTCCGCGTCAGCTGCTTGTCGACGACATCACCGGCGAGATCGTGCAGCGCGGGGATGCTGTCGGCGGCAACGCCTACGCCATCGGCACCCTGCAGCTCGATGTGCCATTGCCGCTTCCCGAAAGCTTCTCGCTCGGCAGCGCCTTGTTCGTCGATTTCGGCACGCTGGGGTATTTGGACGCTGCAAACCGTCAGACCGTCGATCTGGCTGGTGCAAACCGCCTCATTGTTGACGATTCCGCCAGCTTAAGAGTGGCGGCAGGGGTCTCGATCTTTTGGGACTCACCGTTTGGACCGGTGCAATTCGACTTCGCGCAACCGCTCCAATACGAGGATTATGATCGACGCGAACAATTCCGGTTCTCAACCCGGACGAGTTTCTGA
- a CDS encoding M50 family metallopeptidase, with amino-acid sequence MPDLLQSIQDLLITLASFVVVLSVVVFVHEFGHFQVARWRGVAIDTFSIGFGKTLIGWRDKQGVQWKVGALPLGGYVKFADDADAMSTAPREKIEDPVALAEARAKGLFHAQPLTTRSMVVAAGPITNFIFSILAFATLAFVLGRDVASINGVEPNSPAAAAGLQAGDVIQSIDGQRIDTFQDVQQVVTVSPGRTLSVVVLRSEQEVILQLTPRAREDNPQLGSIGVSHDSSPGNREPINPLAAVGVGASNTWQIIAQTGSYIGGVFTGRESGNQIAGPLGIINVSGQVANSALSGGGDDVTWTDRLLMLVLSLLNLAAVLSVAVGIVNLLPIPILDGGHLLFYAIEGARGGKPLPPSAQEWAYRAGFAVMASLFLFATWNDITRLFPGAQ; translated from the coding sequence ATGCCGGATCTGCTGCAAAGCATCCAGGATTTGCTGATCACGCTGGCGTCGTTTGTCGTCGTGCTGAGCGTTGTGGTGTTCGTGCACGAGTTTGGCCACTTCCAAGTCGCGCGGTGGCGCGGTGTCGCGATCGACACGTTTTCAATTGGCTTTGGCAAGACGCTGATTGGCTGGCGCGACAAGCAAGGCGTGCAGTGGAAAGTTGGTGCGCTGCCGCTCGGCGGGTACGTGAAGTTCGCGGACGACGCCGATGCGATGTCGACGGCGCCACGTGAGAAGATTGAAGATCCCGTGGCTCTGGCGGAGGCGCGCGCCAAGGGTCTTTTTCATGCTCAGCCGCTAACGACCCGCTCGATGGTTGTCGCCGCTGGTCCGATCACAAACTTTATATTCTCGATCCTTGCCTTCGCTACGCTCGCATTCGTGCTTGGTCGCGATGTCGCCAGCATCAACGGCGTCGAGCCCAATTCGCCCGCCGCTGCTGCAGGCTTGCAAGCCGGTGACGTCATCCAGTCGATCGACGGCCAACGCATCGACACCTTCCAGGATGTGCAGCAGGTGGTGACCGTGTCGCCCGGCCGTACGTTAAGCGTTGTCGTCTTGCGTAGTGAGCAAGAAGTCATCCTGCAGCTGACACCGCGCGCACGCGAAGATAACCCGCAGCTTGGTTCGATCGGCGTCAGCCATGACTCGTCGCCAGGCAATCGCGAGCCAATCAATCCGTTGGCGGCCGTCGGCGTTGGCGCCTCCAATACCTGGCAGATTATCGCGCAAACAGGTTCTTATATCGGCGGGGTTTTCACCGGCCGCGAGTCCGGCAATCAGATCGCCGGACCGCTCGGAATCATCAACGTTTCTGGACAGGTCGCGAATTCGGCGCTGAGCGGGGGTGGCGATGATGTCACGTGGACCGACCGGTTGCTGATGCTGGTCCTGTCGCTACTCAATTTGGCCGCAGTGCTATCTGTAGCTGTCGGCATCGTGAATCTGTTGCCGATTCCGATCCTGGATGGGGGCCACTTGCTGTTCTACGCAATCGAAGGTGCGCGTGGGGGCAAGCCGTTGCCGCCATCGGCTCAAGAGTGGGCCTATCGGGCAGGATTCGCCGTGATGGCGAGTTTGTTCTTATTCGCAACCTGGAATGACATCACGAGGCTCTTTCCGGGTGCGCAGTAA
- the dxr gene encoding 1-deoxy-D-xylulose-5-phosphate reductoisomerase — MTRTLSILGVTGSVGQSTMQVIEELRAQGRELPVEAVTAATRVDLLADACRRLRPKFAAIANPALLGEAREALVGLDIEVGAGPAALDEAGARPADWVMSAIVGAAGLSPTMAAVRRGGHVALANKECLVCAGPLFIEAAKAHGATLLPVDSEHNAIFQVLTHPERVERLTLTASGGPFRTWSREQMAQATPAQACAHPMWNMGRKISVDSATLMNKGLELIEASYLFGFKSEFIDVIVHPQSTIHSLVHYIDGSVLAQLGSPDMRIPIAYALTWPDRAHVSTSRLDLAKLAQLTFEAPDPVRFPALRLARAALDRGASATTALSAANEVAVEAFLEGRIRFLDICRTVEEALSHLEGAEAGLLAKLPSSFDEVRAVDQAARRAARLVAGNTAAA, encoded by the coding sequence ATGACGCGTACGCTCTCGATCCTCGGCGTCACTGGTTCTGTCGGCCAATCGACCATGCAGGTCATCGAAGAGCTGCGCGCTCAAGGGCGGGAGTTGCCAGTGGAGGCCGTTACGGCCGCAACGCGCGTCGACCTGCTCGCGGACGCCTGCCGGCGGCTGAGGCCCAAGTTCGCCGCGATCGCCAACCCGGCGCTCCTTGGGGAGGCGCGTGAGGCCTTGGTCGGCTTGGATATTGAAGTTGGGGCAGGGCCCGCGGCACTGGATGAGGCGGGCGCGCGGCCCGCCGACTGGGTGATGTCCGCAATTGTTGGCGCTGCAGGTCTCTCGCCGACCATGGCGGCGGTCCGCCGAGGGGGCCATGTTGCACTGGCGAACAAGGAGTGTCTGGTGTGTGCCGGGCCATTGTTCATCGAAGCCGCCAAGGCACATGGCGCAACGCTGTTGCCGGTCGATTCCGAGCATAACGCGATCTTCCAGGTCCTCACCCACCCAGAGCGGGTGGAGCGCCTGACGCTGACAGCCTCGGGAGGGCCATTCCGCACCTGGTCTCGCGAGCAAATGGCTCAAGCCACCCCAGCTCAAGCCTGCGCGCACCCGATGTGGAACATGGGCCGGAAGATTTCCGTCGATAGCGCCACGCTCATGAACAAGGGCCTAGAACTCATCGAGGCCTCGTATCTATTTGGTTTTAAATCCGAATTCATCGATGTGATCGTTCATCCGCAGAGTACGATCCATAGCTTGGTGCACTACATCGACGGCTCGGTGTTGGCGCAGTTGGGTTCCCCAGACATGCGCATTCCAATCGCCTACGCCCTGACTTGGCCGGATCGAGCCCACGTCTCCACGAGCCGCCTGGATCTCGCCAAACTCGCGCAGCTGACGTTCGAGGCGCCAGATCCAGTCCGCTTTCCCGCGCTAAGACTGGCTCGTGCCGCTCTGGACCGAGGCGCAAGCGCAACAACTGCCCTATCCGCGGCCAATGAGGTCGCCGTGGAGGCGTTTCTGGAGGGCCGTATTCGCTTTCTCGACATTTGCCGTACCGTCGAGGAAGCTCTCTCACACTTGGAGGGGGCTGAAGCTGGGCTTCTCGCAAAATTGCCTTCATCGTTCGATGAGGTGAGGGCGGTGGATCAGGCTGCTCGTCGGGCGGCGCGTCTTGTTGCGGGAAACACTGCGGCAGCCTAA
- a CDS encoding phosphatidate cytidylyltransferase produces MSGLVLASLGVAAAFAGGPWLAAACGAAVVAMSYEWARMSEPGAFTPAFMFSLAGSLGAVMFSSWQYLTFAFFWMVACAIASATRRRSIAGFIETAGGAIYIGLPCALFVWLRDRGPEGLETILALFAIIWAADIFAYFGGKLIGGPKIARGLSPNKTWSGIIAGTFAGAAAGLGCGLLFQADATLRLPWVIIGALVAFSGLMGDLFESFLKRRFGVKDASKLIPGHGGVLDRIDSLMAATLLVGAALAFGPGATALLFGRGI; encoded by the coding sequence GTGTCAGGCCTCGTGCTCGCGTCGTTGGGGGTTGCAGCGGCCTTTGCTGGCGGGCCTTGGCTCGCCGCCGCCTGCGGCGCCGCCGTTGTCGCGATGAGCTATGAGTGGGCTCGAATGAGCGAGCCGGGCGCCTTCACGCCGGCATTCATGTTTTCACTCGCCGGATCGCTGGGTGCAGTGATGTTCTCAAGCTGGCAATATTTGACGTTCGCATTCTTTTGGATGGTCGCTTGTGCGATTGCCTCAGCGACGCGTCGGCGCAGCATCGCTGGTTTCATCGAGACTGCCGGTGGGGCGATCTATATCGGCTTGCCATGTGCGCTTTTCGTATGGCTGCGCGATCGTGGTCCTGAGGGGCTGGAGACGATCCTCGCATTATTCGCCATCATCTGGGCGGCCGATATTTTTGCCTATTTCGGCGGCAAGTTGATTGGAGGACCAAAAATCGCGCGCGGCCTTTCGCCGAACAAGACCTGGTCGGGGATCATCGCCGGCACGTTCGCCGGTGCGGCTGCGGGCTTAGGCTGCGGCCTTCTGTTCCAGGCAGACGCTACGCTACGCTTGCCATGGGTGATCATTGGCGCTCTGGTCGCGTTCAGCGGCTTGATGGGTGACCTGTTCGAGTCTTTCTTGAAACGGCGGTTCGGCGTGAAAGACGCTAGCAAGCTTATACCTGGGCATGGCGGTGTGTTGGATCGGATAGACAGCCTGATGGCGGCAACGCTGCTTGTCGGTGCGGCCTTGGCCTTCGGCCCGGGCGCGACTGCGTTGTTGTTCGGTCGCGGCATATGA
- a CDS encoding isoprenyl transferase, whose product MAQPAPSSEQAITPRHVAIIMDGNGRWARQRNRPRTFGHAEGVEALRRTVEAAGELGVEYLTVFGFSTENWRRPVEEVNALFDLLRLYVARDLDKLMREGVRVRVIGGREGLQRDIAGIIESAEARTRNNTKLNLTIAFNYGGQDEIVRAARRVAADVAAGKLNSADLDSGKFESYLDTQDLPAADLLVRTSGEFRLSNFMLWQSAYAELVFLDVLWPDFGKDALSQAIEIYRGRERRYGGTAPESA is encoded by the coding sequence ATGGCGCAGCCCGCTCCGTCTTCTGAACAAGCGATAACGCCGCGCCATGTAGCGATCATCATGGACGGTAATGGTCGCTGGGCGCGTCAGCGCAACCGGCCGCGCACCTTCGGCCATGCCGAAGGTGTTGAAGCACTTCGCCGAACCGTGGAGGCCGCCGGCGAACTTGGCGTCGAGTATCTGACAGTCTTTGGGTTCTCGACTGAAAATTGGCGGCGCCCGGTCGAGGAGGTCAATGCACTCTTCGACTTGCTCCGGCTCTACGTTGCGCGCGATCTCGATAAGCTCATGCGCGAAGGCGTGCGCGTGCGTGTTATCGGCGGACGAGAGGGGCTGCAGCGCGACATTGCCGGCATCATAGAAAGCGCTGAGGCGCGGACGCGCAATAACACCAAACTCAATCTCACCATCGCCTTCAACTATGGAGGCCAAGATGAAATTGTGCGCGCAGCCAGACGCGTCGCCGCGGATGTCGCCGCGGGCAAGTTGAATTCAGCGGATCTCGATAGCGGGAAGTTCGAGTCATATCTCGACACCCAGGACCTACCAGCCGCCGACCTCTTGGTGCGGACCTCCGGTGAATTTCGTTTGTCAAATTTCATGCTTTGGCAGTCTGCTTACGCAGAGTTGGTGTTCCTCGACGTGCTCTGGCCGGATTTTGGCAAGGACGCGCTCTCGCAAGCGATCGAAATCTACCGCGGCCGCGAACGCCGCTACGGAGGGACCGCGCCTGAGTCCGCCTGA
- the frr gene encoding ribosome recycling factor — protein MAASPPFKLDDYKKRMDGAVTALQHEFSGLRTGRASPSLLDPITVDAYGAVSPLTSVASVSVPEPRMISVNVWDKSVVAAVDKAIRSANLGLNPIMDGQTLRIPIPPLTGERRQELAKVAAKYAEQQRIAVRNIRRDAMEHLKKLEKEHAISEDEHKRHGAEVQKTTDDHIKKIDDTLHSKEQEIMQV, from the coding sequence ATGGCTGCTTCGCCGCCTTTCAAACTCGACGACTACAAGAAGCGCATGGACGGCGCCGTCACAGCGCTCCAGCATGAGTTTTCCGGTTTGCGCACGGGCCGTGCCTCGCCCTCGCTGCTCGATCCGATCACGGTCGACGCCTATGGCGCTGTGTCGCCGCTGACCTCAGTGGCGAGCGTCAGTGTGCCAGAGCCGCGAATGATTTCGGTCAACGTCTGGGACAAGTCGGTGGTCGCCGCCGTGGACAAGGCAATCCGTTCTGCGAACTTGGGTCTCAATCCGATCATGGACGGCCAGACGCTCCGTATCCCGATCCCACCACTGACGGGCGAGCGGCGCCAGGAACTTGCCAAGGTCGCCGCAAAGTACGCGGAGCAACAGCGCATTGCGGTCCGCAATATTCGCCGCGACGCAATGGAACACCTGAAGAAGCTCGAGAAAGAGCACGCCATCAGCGAGGACGAACACAAGCGTCACGGCGCCGAGGTGCAAAAGACGACCGACGATCACATCAAGAAGATCGACGATACGCTTCACTCTAAAGAGCAAGAAATCATGCAGGTTTAG
- the pyrH gene encoding UMP kinase, whose product MSLAETRPSPSGLRYKRVLLKISGEALMGDGQYGIDTNVCERIAQEVLDAAAAGAEICLVIGGGNIFRGVQGAAKGMERASADYMGMLATVMNALAMQNAIEGLGGQARVLSAIPMVTVCEPYIRRRAMRHMEKGRIVIFAAGTGNPFFTTDTGAALRAAEMGCNALLKGTQVDGVYTADPKKDATATRYDKLSYHEVLARDLKVMDASAISLMRDNGIPIVVFSIGNRGGLADVLAGRGICTTITD is encoded by the coding sequence ATGAGCCTTGCCGAAACCCGACCCAGCCCGAGCGGGCTGCGCTACAAGCGCGTCCTCCTGAAGATTTCCGGCGAGGCGTTGATGGGCGATGGCCAGTACGGCATCGACACCAATGTCTGCGAACGCATCGCACAAGAGGTGCTCGACGCCGCCGCAGCCGGCGCGGAGATTTGCCTCGTCATCGGAGGGGGGAACATCTTCCGCGGCGTTCAAGGCGCGGCCAAAGGCATGGAGCGTGCGAGCGCCGATTACATGGGCATGCTCGCCACCGTCATGAACGCGCTCGCCATGCAGAATGCGATTGAAGGGCTAGGCGGCCAAGCCCGTGTGCTTTCAGCCATACCGATGGTGACAGTCTGCGAGCCCTATATCCGGCGCCGCGCGATGCGGCACATGGAGAAGGGGCGGATCGTCATTTTCGCCGCCGGGACCGGCAATCCGTTTTTCACGACAGATACAGGAGCCGCGCTCCGTGCAGCCGAAATGGGATGCAACGCGTTGCTGAAGGGCACGCAAGTCGATGGCGTCTACACGGCAGATCCAAAAAAGGATGCAACGGCTACACGTTACGACAAGCTCTCGTATCACGAAGTCTTAGCGCGTGACCTCAAAGTGATGGATGCGTCCGCCATCAGCTTGATGCGAGACAACGGCATTCCGATCGTCGTGTTCTCAATTGGTAATCGCGGTGGCCTCGCGGACGTGCTCGCGGGGCGCGGCATCTGCACAACAATCACAGACTAG
- the tsf gene encoding translation elongation factor Ts, producing the protein MAEITAALVKDLREKTGVGMMDCKKALGETNGDLEAAIDWLRAKGLSKAAKKADRAAAEGIVAIAIAADHGTVIELNSETDFVARNADFQKAAGAFARLALQTSDHQSLLDSVHEGQKVSEAVTNLIATIGENITLRRSAKLNVENGVIAAYVHSKVDGADHLGRIAVLVGLESTGDKDKLEAFGKKIAMHIASANPLALNETDIDAERVEREKTVLLDQIKEDPKAAGKPQQVLDKMLEGRMRKFFEESVLVKQTFIMNPDQTIEAAVKDAEKEVGAPIKIKGFVRFGVGEGVEKRTDDFAAEVAAMTGKS; encoded by the coding sequence ATGGCGGAAATCACCGCTGCGCTGGTCAAGGACCTGCGCGAAAAGACCGGCGTTGGCATGATGGACTGCAAAAAGGCGTTGGGGGAAACCAACGGTGACCTTGAAGCAGCAATCGATTGGCTGCGCGCAAAGGGCTTGTCGAAGGCCGCGAAGAAAGCCGACCGCGCTGCTGCCGAAGGCATCGTCGCGATCGCGATCGCGGCTGACCACGGCACAGTCATTGAGCTCAACTCGGAAACCGACTTCGTCGCCCGTAACGCCGATTTCCAGAAGGCGGCCGGCGCGTTCGCGAGGTTGGCGCTGCAGACCAGCGACCACCAATCGTTGCTCGACTCCGTGCACGAAGGCCAAAAGGTCTCGGAGGCCGTGACCAATCTCATCGCCACAATCGGTGAGAACATCACGCTGCGCCGTTCGGCCAAGCTCAACGTCGAAAACGGAGTGATCGCTGCTTACGTCCACTCCAAGGTGGACGGCGCCGATCACCTGGGCCGCATCGCGGTTCTGGTTGGTCTTGAGTCGACTGGTGACAAAGACAAGCTTGAAGCTTTCGGCAAGAAAATCGCGATGCACATCGCCTCGGCCAACCCGCTGGCGCTGAACGAGACTGATATCGACGCCGAGCGTGTCGAGCGTGAAAAGACTGTTCTGCTGGATCAGATCAAGGAAGATCCGAAGGCCGCCGGCAAGCCTCAGCAAGTGCTGGACAAGATGCTTGAAGGCCGCATGCGCAAATTCTTCGAAGAGTCCGTTCTTGTGAAGCAAACCTTCATCATGAACCCCGACCAGACTATCGAGGCCGCCGTGAAGGACGCCGAGAAGGAAGTCGGCGCGCCGATCAAGATCAAAGGTTTTGTCCGCTTTGGCGTGGGCGAAGGCGTCGAAAAGCGCACCGATGATTTCGCTGCCGAAGTGGCGGCGATGACCGGCAAAAGCTAA
- the rpsB gene encoding 30S ribosomal protein S2, which yields MALPEFSMRQLLEAGAHFGHQTHRWNPKMDRYIFGEKANIHILDLSQTVPLLHQALLKVRDVAAGGGRVLFVGTKRQAADHIKSAAQRSAQYYINQRWLGGTLTNWQTVSKSIARLRETETIIQGGGVGLTKREVLNLQRERDKLDRSLGGIASMGGVPDLMFVIDTNKEAIAIQEAKKLGIPVVAIVDSNCDPDAVTYPIPGNDDAARAIQLYCDLIADAVLDGLTEGQVRGGKDIGASERPPVEAAVRERAPSGPVESPIDGPTGASY from the coding sequence ATGGCGCTGCCTGAATTCAGCATGCGTCAGCTCTTGGAAGCTGGCGCGCACTTTGGTCACCAGACCCACCGCTGGAACCCGAAGATGGACCGCTACATCTTCGGCGAAAAAGCGAACATTCACATTCTCGACCTATCGCAAACGGTGCCTTTGCTGCACCAAGCACTGTTAAAAGTTCGCGACGTCGCCGCTGGCGGTGGCCGCGTGCTCTTCGTTGGCACCAAGCGTCAGGCCGCCGATCACATCAAGTCAGCCGCACAACGTTCGGCGCAGTACTACATCAACCAGCGTTGGCTCGGCGGCACGCTGACCAACTGGCAAACGGTTTCAAAGTCGATTGCGCGCCTGCGCGAGACAGAGACGATCATCCAAGGCGGCGGCGTTGGCCTCACCAAGCGTGAAGTGCTGAACCTTCAGCGCGAACGCGACAAGCTCGACCGCTCGCTCGGCGGTATCGCGTCTATGGGCGGCGTTCCGGACCTGATGTTCGTGATCGACACCAACAAGGAAGCGATCGCCATTCAGGAAGCTAAGAAGCTTGGCATTCCGGTTGTCGCGATCGTTGACTCAAACTGCGATCCGGATGCGGTGACGTATCCGATCCCAGGCAACGACGACGCGGCGCGTGCAATCCAGCTCTATTGCGATCTGATTGCAGACGCTGTGCTCGATGGTCTGACGGAAGGCCAAGTGCGCGGCGGCAAGGATATCGGCGCGTCTGAACGTCCGCCGGTTGAAGCAGCGGTCCGCGAACGTGCGCCGTCTGGTCCGGTCGAAAGCCCGATCGATGGCCCGACGGGCGCGAGCTACTAA